Proteins co-encoded in one Bremerella sp. TYQ1 genomic window:
- a CDS encoding SMI1/KNR4 family protein: MPEGIVVEDQFPRLDEEVLTRIEEVLNERFGYPTMPSDFKEFLLKHNGCRLTATESDAEVGISIDVPFLEEVPVAGIFGIWLPRFEGQVPLHDDWPELFASNENSKENFDVLPDKMMSFAYEHRDSGSLFAMSVDPRDYGIVYFYYDQHLYSIFGQKRSQEISGECYYGRAMRAVLEKHGVAEKQIKRFEVYGEVSLNKIMNDPAELSDECLFELGRAMFIPVAPSFDAFMNRLQKLHR, from the coding sequence ATGCCGGAAGGGATTGTCGTTGAAGATCAGTTTCCTCGTTTGGACGAGGAGGTACTAACGAGAATTGAAGAGGTGCTTAACGAACGTTTCGGCTACCCCACAATGCCGAGCGACTTCAAGGAATTCTTGTTAAAGCATAACGGGTGCCGGCTTACTGCTACGGAATCGGATGCCGAAGTTGGCATCTCGATAGACGTTCCTTTTTTGGAAGAAGTGCCCGTGGCAGGCATTTTTGGCATTTGGCTGCCTCGTTTCGAAGGGCAGGTTCCGCTGCACGATGATTGGCCGGAGTTGTTCGCCTCCAACGAGAATTCCAAAGAAAACTTTGATGTTCTGCCAGACAAGATGATGTCGTTTGCCTACGAGCACCGCGACTCCGGCAGCCTGTTTGCGATGTCGGTCGATCCAAGAGACTATGGCATCGTCTATTTCTATTACGATCAGCACCTCTATTCCATCTTTGGTCAAAAGCGTTCGCAAGAGATCTCCGGCGAGTGTTACTATGGCCGAGCGATGCGAGCCGTGCTGGAGAAACATGGCGTCGCCGAAAAGCAAATCAAGAGGTTCGAGGTCTACGGCGAAGTGAGCTTAAACAAGATAATGAACGACCCTGCTGAGCTTTCAGACGAATGCCTCTTTGAACTTGGTCGGGCCATGTTCATTCCGGTAGCTCCATCATTCGATGCGTTCATGAACCGCTTGCAGAAACTTCACCGATAG
- a CDS encoding PVC-type heme-binding CxxCH protein, whose translation MFRSAFSLLLLFLAPAAVAFAQRDLKVIPNTDPAEELRSFTVADGFEVNLFASEPMIASPIQINFDAQGRLWVASSSVYPQIEPGQVADDKILMLEDTNGDGTADKSTVFADGLLIPTGVLPGDGGVYVANSTELLHMKDTDGDGKADEKRVVLSGFGTEDTHHILHTLRWGYDGMMYFNQSIYIHSHIETPHGVRRLNAGGIWQFRPETMELDVFCRGFVNTWGHHFNDYGANFATDGAYNEGINYTFPGAVFVTAADSRRLMQGLNPGSPKHCGLELVGGSHLPEDWQTSALTNDFRAHRVCRFVLEEDGSGFASRQAEDVIKASHGAFRPVDIKMGPDGAIYIADWYNPIIQHGEVDFRDPRRDHVHGRIWRVTKKDSPLVKPQNLEAASVEELLAALKSPEKWIRTHAKLQLKLRPRSDVLEQLAAWIQELDKNDPAAAHQRLEGLWAYQALDEVNEPLLNELLESPNHNIRAAAVRVASQWHDEVANPLELFTAAVRDEHPRVRLEGVRALATIPSSQAMIVGLEATRQPMDRFLDFAVWQLVEDLAPVWIPELQQAVANNNADSAILKDAKAHPESWAFAFEAIPNPEVAEAAILLLPHADGKTSARLVELAAQRGGSKLLGNLLTSILPGGSRAEDNAQIAPILKSFLVAMQVRKTKPDGELSAIEQLYASDSPEVAALAFDTAIAWNVASGELVQAYASGERPLPASARVAAVRALAKMPGPATVKLLIQLVQGEDVSQLVRLAALESLATFALPNAAKQAAELLSAESNPIPADALLTPFLSRKQGQPHLAKALKDKKLPRDQAQLALRSVRSSSQASPELVSAIQAAGGLTEGIRQWSDEELVEITKLAMQSGDPHAGEAIFRKEALNCFKCHAIGEAGGKVGPNLISLGASAQPDYIVESLLRPSAKVKENFHSLVILTDDGKVQTGIPVRENDDLLVLRDAEDREIEIPQEAIEDRAEGRSLMPDGSIDALTTKEIVDLSAFLSKLGKDEAFSIGNQKYLRSWKTLTYNNESNRAINRSSNNTVAAGHPSFVWKSIFSQVDGGVPLAELPVYHPHRNLPKFSYLQNELEVANGGSFVLAFEGTEGISVWLDGKPIPTAEKLEVSWQPGTHVVTLAVNLGERQTPVKVRVLEEESSGRLATATKK comes from the coding sequence ATGTTTCGTTCTGCTTTTTCCCTGCTTCTGCTGTTTCTCGCCCCTGCGGCGGTGGCATTTGCCCAGCGTGATCTGAAAGTCATTCCTAATACCGATCCGGCTGAAGAACTGCGATCGTTCACCGTTGCCGATGGCTTCGAGGTCAACCTGTTTGCTTCGGAACCGATGATTGCCAGCCCGATTCAGATTAACTTCGACGCCCAAGGCCGCTTATGGGTTGCATCGAGTTCGGTCTATCCACAGATCGAGCCTGGTCAGGTCGCCGACGACAAGATCTTGATGCTGGAAGACACCAACGGAGATGGCACCGCCGACAAGTCGACTGTGTTTGCGGATGGCTTGCTGATTCCGACCGGAGTCCTGCCAGGCGATGGCGGCGTGTATGTAGCCAACAGCACCGAACTGTTGCACATGAAAGACACCGATGGCGACGGCAAAGCGGATGAAAAGCGAGTCGTTCTGTCTGGTTTTGGGACGGAAGATACGCATCACATTCTGCATACGCTCCGCTGGGGCTACGACGGGATGATGTACTTCAACCAGTCGATCTACATTCACAGCCACATCGAAACGCCACATGGTGTGCGCCGCTTGAACGCCGGCGGGATCTGGCAGTTCCGACCAGAGACGATGGAGTTGGATGTCTTTTGCCGAGGTTTCGTGAATACCTGGGGGCACCACTTCAACGACTATGGTGCCAACTTCGCCACCGATGGTGCGTACAACGAAGGGATTAACTACACGTTTCCTGGAGCCGTCTTCGTAACGGCTGCCGATTCCCGACGACTGATGCAAGGGTTGAATCCCGGCAGTCCCAAGCATTGCGGATTGGAACTGGTCGGCGGCTCGCACCTGCCGGAGGATTGGCAGACGAGCGCACTGACGAATGACTTTCGTGCCCATCGCGTTTGTCGCTTTGTGCTGGAAGAGGATGGTTCAGGGTTCGCCAGCCGTCAGGCCGAAGATGTCATCAAAGCGAGCCACGGAGCATTTCGTCCCGTCGATATCAAGATGGGACCTGATGGAGCGATTTATATCGCCGACTGGTACAACCCTATCATTCAGCATGGCGAAGTCGACTTCCGCGATCCGCGGCGTGATCACGTGCATGGTCGTATCTGGCGAGTGACCAAGAAGGACAGCCCTTTGGTCAAGCCACAAAATCTGGAAGCGGCCTCAGTCGAAGAGTTGCTCGCTGCGTTGAAATCGCCAGAGAAGTGGATTCGCACGCATGCCAAACTGCAGCTGAAATTGCGACCGCGATCCGATGTCTTAGAGCAGTTGGCAGCTTGGATACAAGAGCTTGATAAGAATGACCCCGCTGCCGCTCATCAGCGTTTGGAAGGCTTGTGGGCTTATCAGGCACTGGACGAAGTGAACGAACCTCTACTGAATGAGCTGCTGGAATCGCCGAACCATAATATTCGAGCGGCTGCCGTTCGTGTTGCGTCACAGTGGCATGATGAAGTTGCCAATCCGCTGGAGTTGTTCACCGCGGCGGTTCGGGACGAGCACCCGCGCGTGCGTCTGGAAGGGGTGCGAGCACTCGCGACCATTCCGAGTTCTCAGGCCATGATCGTTGGCCTGGAAGCAACACGCCAGCCGATGGACCGTTTTCTCGACTTCGCGGTCTGGCAATTGGTCGAAGACTTGGCACCGGTTTGGATTCCGGAACTGCAGCAAGCCGTTGCCAATAACAATGCTGACTCCGCCATTTTGAAAGATGCCAAAGCCCATCCTGAAAGTTGGGCGTTCGCGTTCGAGGCAATCCCCAATCCGGAAGTTGCCGAAGCTGCGATCCTGCTACTACCTCATGCCGACGGAAAAACATCGGCGCGACTCGTGGAACTTGCCGCGCAGCGAGGTGGATCGAAGCTGCTTGGAAACCTGCTCACATCGATCTTGCCGGGTGGAAGTCGTGCGGAGGACAATGCACAAATCGCTCCTATCTTGAAGTCGTTCTTAGTGGCCATGCAAGTTCGTAAGACGAAACCAGACGGCGAACTTTCGGCCATTGAACAACTGTATGCCTCCGATTCGCCGGAGGTGGCTGCTCTTGCATTCGATACGGCGATTGCCTGGAATGTCGCCTCTGGGGAACTGGTGCAAGCCTACGCTTCAGGGGAAAGGCCATTGCCTGCGTCCGCTCGCGTGGCGGCGGTTCGTGCGTTGGCGAAGATGCCTGGTCCGGCAACCGTTAAGCTGTTGATTCAGTTGGTGCAGGGAGAAGACGTTAGTCAGTTGGTTCGATTGGCTGCGCTGGAAAGTCTCGCGACGTTTGCACTTCCCAATGCTGCGAAGCAGGCCGCGGAACTCCTTTCTGCGGAATCGAATCCTATTCCGGCCGATGCTTTGCTGACTCCGTTTTTGAGCCGTAAGCAGGGCCAGCCTCACTTGGCGAAAGCTCTGAAGGATAAAAAGCTGCCACGCGATCAAGCACAGCTCGCTTTGCGTTCGGTTCGTAGCAGCAGCCAGGCTTCGCCAGAATTGGTTTCGGCCATACAAGCTGCTGGTGGATTGACTGAAGGTATTCGCCAATGGTCGGACGAGGAACTGGTGGAAATCACCAAGTTGGCGATGCAGTCTGGCGATCCTCATGCAGGGGAAGCAATCTTCCGTAAAGAAGCGTTGAACTGTTTCAAGTGTCACGCCATTGGTGAAGCAGGTGGAAAAGTCGGCCCGAACTTGATCAGCCTGGGGGCGAGTGCTCAGCCTGATTACATCGTGGAATCGCTGCTGCGACCGAGTGCCAAAGTGAAAGAGAACTTCCATTCGCTGGTGATCCTAACGGACGATGGCAAAGTGCAGACCGGTATTCCGGTTCGCGAAAACGATGACTTGCTGGTCCTGCGTGATGCCGAGGACCGGGAAATCGAAATCCCGCAGGAAGCGATCGAAGATCGTGCCGAGGGACGCTCGTTGATGCCGGATGGTTCGATCGATGCGTTGACGACGAAGGAAATCGTCGACTTATCGGCGTTTCTTTCCAAGCTGGGTAAGGACGAGGCGTTTTCGATCGGCAACCAGAAGTATCTGCGGTCGTGGAAGACGTTGACTTATAACAACGAATCGAATCGGGCCATCAATCGCTCCAGCAACAACACCGTCGCGGCCGGGCATCCATCGTTTGTTTGGAAGTCAATCTTTAGCCAGGTCGATGGTGGCGTGCCGCTAGCAGAGCTGCCGGTCTATCATCCGCATCGAAATCTTCCGAAGTTCTCATACTTGCAGAACGAGCTGGAGGTCGCCAACGGCGGAAGCTTCGTGCTGGCATTCGAGGGAACGGAAGGGATTTCGGTTTGGTTGGATGGCAAGCCAATTCCAACCGCTGAGAAGCTGGAAGTCTCGTGGCAGCCAGGTACCCATGTGGTGACGCTGGCGGTGAACTTAGGCGAGCGGCAGACGCCAGTCAAAGTCCGAGTTCTGGAAGAAGAGTCGAGCGGTCGACTCGCCACGGCGACAAAGAAATAA
- the panB gene encoding 3-methyl-2-oxobutanoate hydroxymethyltransferase, giving the protein MSTPPRGKSRLTVPQFVACKSEGKKLSVVTAYDYPMARLVDQAGIDAILVGDTLSMVVQGHDSTIPVTLDEMIYHAEMVTRAVSNALVIVDMPFPSNLLGVHEAIRNAGRILKETGAQAVKLEGGADQAEVISGLVNAGIPVMAHIGLRPQLVHQMGGYRVQRDRDRLINDAKAAADAGAFSIVLECIPQTDAAEITAMLDIPTIGIGAGKECDGQVLVLNDMLGLTEGHVPKFVKQYANIGETITNAVRQYCDEVRSGEFPGQAQSFR; this is encoded by the coding sequence ATGTCCACCCCACCGCGCGGCAAATCGCGTCTTACCGTCCCTCAGTTCGTTGCCTGCAAGTCAGAAGGCAAAAAGCTAAGCGTCGTAACGGCTTACGACTATCCGATGGCTCGTTTGGTCGATCAGGCCGGCATCGACGCCATTTTGGTCGGCGACACGCTATCGATGGTCGTTCAAGGACACGATTCAACCATTCCCGTTACGCTGGACGAGATGATTTACCATGCCGAGATGGTCACCAGGGCAGTATCTAATGCGCTAGTAATTGTCGATATGCCCTTCCCATCAAACCTTTTGGGCGTACATGAAGCCATTCGCAACGCCGGGCGAATCCTCAAGGAAACCGGAGCTCAAGCGGTCAAACTTGAAGGTGGTGCTGACCAAGCCGAGGTGATCTCGGGCTTGGTTAACGCGGGAATTCCCGTCATGGCCCACATTGGCCTTCGGCCGCAACTAGTTCACCAAATGGGAGGTTACCGCGTTCAACGCGATCGCGATCGACTTATTAACGACGCAAAGGCCGCCGCAGACGCCGGAGCGTTTAGCATCGTTCTGGAATGCATTCCGCAAACCGACGCCGCCGAAATCACGGCCATGCTGGACATTCCGACCATCGGAATCGGTGCCGGAAAAGAATGCGACGGCCAGGTTCTCGTTCTAAACGACATGCTCGGTTTAACTGAAGGGCACGTCCCCAAGTTTGTGAAGCAATACGCCAACATCGGCGAAACAATTACCAACGCCGTGCGGCAATATTGCGACGAAGTTCGGTCGGGCGAGTTCCCCGGCCAGGCTCAGTCGTTCCGCTAA
- a CDS encoding DUF6268 family outer membrane beta-barrel protein codes for MKQLSFAAALMLAWGCFSGEEIVPRAMAQMQPWAQRGLSTIERESPYRPIERIPPTEVFPGGYKLPDYPKTGSPGNPAVPATLVSENPPELSTLSEDVEELDALYLTEDEVFTSRPKLSPAKNGILQSLTIQSTWIAGSGDNIGMTEVSGSATLGFPAPTRESPLLLTPGYGMYFLVGPDSVQAPATLYQAYLTTRWMSQLSPKWGTVLSVTPGVYSDFQRTDSDAFRVSGMALMSYQWTETVQFLFGVVYLNRDDYSILPAVGLIWTPDDDHRLELTFPRPRYMQLFSYGDGYEDWWYVSGEFGGGTWSVEHPKGMNDSLTLSDYRIIAGMERKSDGGGKSFVEIGYVFGRKFEYKDDPVELDMSDTIMLRSGWWY; via the coding sequence TTGAAACAACTATCGTTTGCCGCTGCACTGATGCTGGCCTGGGGATGTTTCTCTGGGGAAGAGATCGTTCCGCGCGCGATGGCTCAGATGCAGCCATGGGCACAGCGTGGTCTTAGTACGATCGAACGCGAGTCTCCTTACCGGCCGATCGAGCGAATCCCTCCGACGGAAGTCTTTCCTGGTGGATACAAGCTACCCGACTATCCGAAAACTGGCTCCCCTGGTAATCCGGCGGTTCCGGCAACTCTCGTCTCGGAGAATCCACCCGAGCTGAGCACTCTCTCGGAAGATGTCGAAGAGTTGGACGCGTTATACCTGACCGAAGACGAGGTTTTCACGTCGCGCCCCAAGCTGAGTCCTGCGAAGAATGGAATTTTGCAATCGCTAACCATTCAAAGTACGTGGATCGCCGGCAGCGGAGATAACATCGGCATGACCGAAGTTAGTGGTAGCGCCACGCTCGGCTTTCCAGCCCCGACGCGTGAGTCTCCGTTGTTGCTGACGCCGGGCTATGGAATGTATTTCCTTGTGGGGCCAGACTCCGTCCAAGCACCAGCGACACTGTATCAAGCCTATCTGACGACACGCTGGATGTCGCAGCTTTCGCCGAAATGGGGAACGGTTTTGTCCGTCACGCCTGGGGTTTATAGCGACTTCCAGCGAACCGACAGTGATGCCTTCCGGGTAAGCGGGATGGCGTTGATGTCGTACCAATGGACCGAAACCGTCCAGTTTCTGTTTGGTGTCGTCTACTTGAATCGCGACGACTATTCGATCTTGCCGGCCGTTGGTTTGATCTGGACCCCGGACGACGATCATCGGTTGGAACTCACGTTTCCCCGCCCGCGGTACATGCAGTTGTTTTCCTATGGAGACGGCTATGAAGACTGGTGGTACGTCTCAGGTGAATTTGGCGGCGGGACATGGAGCGTCGAGCATCCCAAAGGAATGAACGATTCGCTCACGCTAAGCGACTACCGCATCATCGCAGGGATGGAGCGGAAGTCGGACGGAGGTGGCAAATCGTTTGTCGAAATCGGGTACGTCTTTGGACGCAAGTTTGAGTACAAAGACGACCCGGTCGAACTCGACATGAGCGACACGATCATGTTGCGTAGCGGCTGGTGGTATTAA
- a CDS encoding YceI family protein gives MTRIFGLFIVLSIACLGCKPPAGDADPAGPSSTNETAAPAATNETIPAPVEKETPAEEVKPAVAAPEMKEEEAAPPMETAPTKPAEEKPAPAPEAKPEAAASEEASPESAAQPTPADEVEGLLEEKPEAAAEAEMKKPEEAKPAGPVETSLTPDNTLIQFVGTHVGDEPDPRTGKFSKFSGTAKAADGKLTEVTVDIETVSLETDIEKLTNHLKSPDFFDVRQHPEAKFVSKSIKPGDDGKVEITGDLTMLGTTKSITFPATVTIGDDIKLDAEFVIDRVEFGMDYSPDKVHKDVTMTIKVGK, from the coding sequence ATGACACGCATTTTTGGTCTGTTCATTGTCTTGTCGATCGCTTGTCTCGGCTGCAAGCCGCCAGCGGGAGACGCAGACCCTGCTGGCCCATCCAGCACGAACGAAACAGCCGCTCCGGCCGCAACCAATGAAACGATTCCTGCACCGGTTGAAAAAGAAACGCCAGCTGAGGAAGTTAAGCCAGCGGTAGCTGCCCCGGAAATGAAGGAAGAAGAAGCCGCTCCTCCAATGGAAACGGCTCCGACGAAACCTGCCGAAGAGAAGCCAGCTCCGGCCCCGGAAGCAAAGCCTGAAGCAGCGGCCAGTGAAGAAGCCAGCCCGGAATCGGCTGCTCAGCCTACGCCCGCGGACGAGGTGGAAGGCTTGCTGGAAGAGAAGCCCGAAGCTGCCGCCGAAGCAGAAATGAAGAAGCCGGAAGAAGCAAAGCCAGCTGGTCCCGTCGAAACTTCGCTGACGCCTGATAACACGCTGATTCAGTTTGTCGGAACGCATGTCGGCGATGAGCCTGACCCACGAACCGGCAAGTTCAGCAAATTCAGCGGAACGGCCAAAGCCGCCGACGGCAAGCTCACCGAAGTCACCGTCGACATTGAAACCGTTTCTCTGGAAACCGACATCGAGAAGCTGACCAACCACCTGAAAAGCCCCGACTTCTTCGACGTTCGCCAACATCCCGAAGCAAAGTTTGTCTCCAAATCGATCAAGCCAGGCGATGACGGCAAAGTCGAAATCACCGGCGACTTGACGATGCTCGGCACGACCAAATCGATAACCTTCCCAGCCACGGTAACCATCGGCGACGATATTAAGCTGGATGCGGAATTCGTTATCGATCGCGTCGAATTCGGCATGGACTACAGCCCGGACAAAGTTCATAAAGACGTCACCATGACGATCAAAGTAGGCAAATAG
- a CDS encoding DUF4112 domain-containing protein, producing the protein MNMRYLNPSSSRLLPRRPHSPSAVKKAGQKAQASVSEEEREKIVSRLRTIAHLFDDAVALPGTNIKLGWDAVLGLIPIVGDTATTAVSAYFLWEAYRLGASRWTLVRMVWNVLIDFVVGLVPLVGDIADVTFRANRRNMKLLEKELAKRYPKA; encoded by the coding sequence ATGAATATGCGATATCTCAATCCCAGTTCGTCACGCTTATTGCCTCGTCGTCCCCATTCGCCGAGCGCGGTGAAGAAGGCAGGCCAGAAGGCTCAGGCGTCGGTTTCTGAAGAAGAACGTGAAAAGATTGTCAGTCGATTGCGAACGATCGCGCACTTGTTCGACGACGCCGTCGCGCTGCCAGGCACCAACATCAAACTTGGTTGGGACGCGGTGCTCGGCCTGATCCCCATCGTCGGTGACACGGCAACCACGGCGGTATCGGCTTATTTCCTGTGGGAAGCGTACAGACTCGGAGCAAGTCGATGGACGCTCGTCCGCATGGTGTGGAACGTGCTGATCGACTTCGTGGTTGGTTTGGTGCCGCTTGTCGGCGACATCGCGGACGTGACGTTCCGAGCGAACCGCCGAAACATGAAACTGCTTGAGAAAGAGCTCGCGAAGCGTTACCCAAAGGCTTAA
- a CDS encoding thioredoxin domain-containing protein has product MPNRLAQESSPYLLQHANNPVDWFPWGPEALEKSKQEEKPIFLSIGYSACHWCHVMEHESFESQEIADFLNEHFVCIKVDREERPDLDQIYMNAVQLLTGQGGWPMSVFLTPELMPFFGGTYWPPTAMRGMPGFDQVLKAVIDAWQNKRDMAFQQSRLLTERLQQIGSGTSESSSISPDALPLAIRQMEQSFDPQHGGFGSAPKFPHTMNVDLLLRQFVDTQEEKLLTMVTTTLDKMAMGGIYDHLGGGFARYSVDTYWLVPHFEKMLYDNALLVSNYVDAYRLTGDASYARVARESCDYILRDMTDEQGGFHSTEDADSEGEEGKFYVWTPHEVDELLGDTMVAERFRRVYDITESGNFEGNNIPRLKKPFAEYARDFQTTEDELRDEMNKAREVLFNARCRRIRPGKDDKILASWNGLMIEAFAKAGAAFAEPRYIEAAKQAARFVMNSMQDDTGRLLHTYRHGAAKLPAYLDDYVYLASALFALYEATLETEWLKQSQELIDTAIKHFYDHEAGGFFYTADDHEQLIARNKDFYDQSVPSGNGTAALVLAKLGKLLGEAEYLKLAEATVAAGAEILQKHPLAAAQLLVAYHFLKQPGQEIVIAATDRESLQQTVQAFHSAYRPNTLLAATIDGEEASELLGGLTAGKVPKDGQTMVYVCENFQCNAPVSTEQFLDGLASNGNRSSGVV; this is encoded by the coding sequence ATGCCGAACCGTCTCGCCCAAGAATCGAGTCCCTATCTCTTACAGCATGCCAACAATCCTGTTGATTGGTTTCCCTGGGGACCAGAAGCTCTCGAAAAGTCGAAGCAGGAAGAAAAGCCGATCTTTCTTTCCATCGGGTATTCGGCGTGCCACTGGTGTCACGTGATGGAGCATGAAAGCTTCGAGTCACAAGAGATCGCCGACTTTCTGAACGAGCACTTCGTCTGCATCAAAGTCGACCGCGAAGAACGCCCTGACCTCGATCAAATTTATATGAACGCCGTGCAGCTACTCACCGGGCAAGGAGGCTGGCCGATGTCGGTGTTCCTGACGCCTGAGTTGATGCCGTTCTTTGGCGGAACCTACTGGCCGCCAACTGCCATGCGCGGCATGCCAGGGTTCGATCAAGTGTTGAAGGCAGTAATCGATGCCTGGCAAAACAAACGGGACATGGCGTTCCAGCAATCGAGACTTCTCACGGAGCGACTACAGCAGATCGGCTCTGGCACAAGCGAGTCTTCGTCAATTTCGCCAGACGCACTACCGCTTGCGATTCGGCAGATGGAGCAATCGTTCGATCCGCAACATGGCGGCTTTGGTTCCGCTCCCAAATTTCCGCACACGATGAATGTCGATCTTTTGCTGCGGCAGTTTGTTGATACGCAGGAAGAAAAACTTCTCACGATGGTGACGACTACCCTCGACAAAATGGCGATGGGTGGCATCTACGATCACCTCGGCGGCGGGTTCGCTCGGTACAGTGTCGATACCTATTGGCTAGTTCCTCACTTCGAGAAAATGTTGTACGACAATGCTCTGCTTGTCAGCAACTACGTCGACGCATACCGCCTGACCGGCGATGCCAGCTATGCACGAGTCGCGAGGGAATCTTGCGATTATATCTTGCGTGACATGACCGACGAGCAAGGAGGTTTCCACAGCACCGAAGATGCCGACAGCGAAGGGGAAGAAGGCAAGTTCTATGTTTGGACGCCCCATGAAGTCGACGAGTTACTAGGTGACACAATGGTCGCGGAACGCTTTCGTCGCGTCTACGACATCACCGAGTCAGGCAACTTCGAAGGAAACAATATTCCTCGTTTGAAGAAACCATTTGCCGAGTATGCTCGCGACTTTCAGACGACCGAAGATGAACTGCGCGACGAAATGAACAAAGCTCGCGAAGTCCTCTTCAACGCACGTTGCCGTCGCATTCGTCCGGGGAAAGACGACAAAATTCTCGCGAGTTGGAACGGCCTGATGATCGAGGCGTTCGCCAAAGCAGGAGCCGCATTTGCAGAGCCTCGTTACATCGAAGCCGCCAAACAGGCCGCACGATTCGTTATGAATTCGATGCAAGACGACACCGGCCGTTTGCTGCATACCTACCGACATGGTGCCGCGAAACTGCCAGCCTATTTGGACGATTACGTTTACCTCGCTTCGGCCTTGTTCGCATTGTATGAAGCAACGTTGGAAACCGAATGGCTCAAGCAATCGCAGGAACTCATCGACACGGCGATTAAGCACTTTTACGATCACGAAGCTGGCGGCTTCTTCTATACCGCGGACGATCACGAGCAGCTTATTGCCCGGAATAAGGACTTCTACGATCAAAGCGTCCCAAGCGGAAACGGTACCGCCGCTTTGGTTTTGGCGAAACTTGGCAAGCTGCTCGGTGAAGCCGAATACCTAAAGCTCGCCGAAGCGACGGTCGCCGCTGGGGCCGAGATTTTGCAGAAGCATCCTCTCGCCGCCGCACAACTTTTGGTGGCTTATCACTTCCTGAAACAGCCAGGGCAAGAGATTGTTATTGCGGCGACTGATCGTGAATCGCTGCAACAAACCGTTCAGGCGTTCCACTCCGCCTATCGTCCTAACACGCTATTGGCGGCAACCATCGACGGTGAAGAAGCCAGCGAACTGCTAGGTGGCTTGACCGCGGGTAAAGTTCCTAAAGATGGGCAAACGATGGTTTACGTCTGCGAGAACTTTCAGTGCAATGCCCCAGTATCGACGGAACAATTCCTCGACGGCTTGGCCTCGAATGGCAACCGCTCAAGCGGTGTGGTTTAA